A stretch of DNA from Pseudomonas sp. HN11:
TACCTGTAACCCGCTGCGCGTGAGCATCACTTATTCGGCAGGCGAATGACCATGGCTTTCCCCGTGCAGGCGGATTATTGTGCTGCACACCTGCCGATTCCGATGGAACCTCGCCTATGAGTGATGCCCACACCGCCCTGATCACCGGATTCTACCAAGCATTCCAACGCCTGGACGCCGAAGCCATGGCCGCCTGTTATACCGATGACGTGGTGTTCAGCGACTCGGCCTTCGGCGAACTGCGGGGGCGCGATGCCGGTGATATGTGGCGCATGCTCACCACCCGCGCCAAAGACTTTTCCCTCACCTTCGACAATGTACGCAGTGATGATCGCAACGGCAGTGCGCATTGGGTGGCGACTTACCTGTTCAGCGCCACCGGCAATACCGTGATCAACGATATCCAGGCACGCTTTGTGTTTCGCGATGGCAAGATCTGCGAGCATTACGACAGCTTTGACCTATGGCGTTGGTCACGGCAGGCGCTGGGTCTCAAAGGCCTGCTGCTGGGTTGGACGCCGTTGGTGAAAAACGCCGTGCGTGCCCAAGCGTTGCGCGGTTTGAAGGCATTTCAAGCCGGGCGCTGATAAGCTGGGTGCTCTTCTGGTTTTGCCGACGCTTCCCGTGACTGATCTTTCTGAACCCAAACCCTGGTTCGTCTACCTGGTGCGCGCAGCCAATGGTTCGCTGTATTGCGGCATCAGCAATGATCCGGTGCGCCGGTTTGCCACTCACCAGCGTGGCAAGGGCGCACGGTTTTTCCTTTCCAGCCCGGCGGTGGCACTGGTGTACACCGAGCAATGCGCGAGCAAAGGCGAGGCCCTGCGCCAGGAGCGGCTGATCAAGAAGCTCAAAAAGCGCGCGAAAGAGTGTCTGGCGGCGAGTGGTTCAACATTATTTCTCAAAGAAGGATGAGGTAAAACCACTGCTCATCCGTGTAATGCTTGAAACTGCGATCAATTCGCATTAACAGCGTTTTTTACACGGGTTCTCACAGCATGAAGTCGACGGCGGGCGGTTGGATTAAACAGTGGCTGGGAGCCTCGGTATGGATGGTGTCTGGGCTGGCGTTTCTGCCCTTGAGCGTGGTCAAGGCGCAAGAGCAGCAGAGCGCCCAGTTCAACTTCGCCCTGGCGGCCAAACCGCTGCCCCAGGCCTTGAGCGACTTCAGCCGGGTCACCGGGATCAGTGTGATCTACACCGACGAAGCGCCTTACGGTCTCAAGGCCCCAGTCGTCAGCGGGCAAATGAGTGCGACTCAGGCACTGCAACGCTTGCTGAGCAACACCGGCTTCACCTTCCGTCAGATTGACGCACGCACCTTGGTCCTGGAACCGACGCCGACCGAAGGCGCGGTCAACCTCGGCACCACCACCATCAGTGGCATTGGCCAGCAAGTCCAAGACAGTACCAGCTACCAGCCGCCGCCCGTCAGTTCGGTGACGCGCTCCCACGCGTTGCTGCTGGAAACCCCGCAAACCGTCAATGTTGTTCCCGCCCAAGTACTGCGCGATCAGACCCCCCGTAATCTGGATGACGCCCTGGCCAACATCAGCGGCATCACCCAGGCCAATACACTGGCCAGCACCCAGGACGCCGTGATGCTGCGCGGTTTCGGCGACAACCGTAACGGTTCGATCATGCGCGACGGCATGCCTATCGTGCAGGGGCGCGCTTTGAATGCCACGGCCGAGCGCGTCGAAGTGCTCAAGGGCCCGTCGTCTCTGCTGTACGGCATTCAGGATCCGGGCGGCGTGGTGAACATCGTCAGCAAAAAGCCTGAGTGGGTGCAGTCCACCGCCCTGACCGTACGCGGCTCCACCTTCGGCGACGGCAAGAACGGCAGCGGCGGCAGCCTCGACACCACCGGCCCGATTGGCGACAGCGGCTTGGCCTACCGGCTGATCGTCGACCATGAAGACGAAGACTACTGGCGTAACTTCGGTACTCACCGTGAGAGCCTGATCGCACCGTCCCTGGCCTGGTATGGCGACAGTACCCAATTGCTGTTTGCCTACGAACACCGCGAATTTCTCACGCCTTTCGATCGTGGTACGGCCATCGACCCCCAAACCAATCATCCGCTGGATATCCCCGCAACGCGGCGTCTGGACGAACCCTTCAACAACATGGAGGGCCGTTCCGACCTGTACCGCTTCGAAGCCGATCATGACCTGAACGATGACTGGAAAGCCCATTTCGGCTACAGCTGGAACCGCGAGACCTACGACGCCAGCCAGGTGCGCGTCAGCGCGGTGAACACC
This window harbors:
- a CDS encoding TonB-dependent siderophore receptor, with amino-acid sequence MKSTAGGWIKQWLGASVWMVSGLAFLPLSVVKAQEQQSAQFNFALAAKPLPQALSDFSRVTGISVIYTDEAPYGLKAPVVSGQMSATQALQRLLSNTGFTFRQIDARTLVLEPTPTEGAVNLGTTTISGIGQQVQDSTSYQPPPVSSVTRSHALLLETPQTVNVVPAQVLRDQTPRNLDDALANISGITQANTLASTQDAVMLRGFGDNRNGSIMRDGMPIVQGRALNATAERVEVLKGPSSLLYGIQDPGGVVNIVSKKPEWVQSTALTVRGSTFGDGKNGSGGSLDTTGPIGDSGLAYRLIVDHEDEDYWRNFGTHRESLIAPSLAWYGDSTQLLFAYEHREFLTPFDRGTAIDPQTNHPLDIPATRRLDEPFNNMEGRSDLYRFEADHDLNDDWKAHFGYSWNRETYDASQVRVSAVNTNGTLTRKMDGTKGAITTDRFATASLEGKVNVFGLQHDLVFGLDDEYRKIYRADLIRQNSRGTFNYNNPVYGNEVAGTTVSPADSAQTDLLRSDSLFFQDAIHLNEQWIFVAGARYQMYDQYAGKGVPFKANTNGNGQAWVPRAGLVYRYTDELSFYGSYTESFKPNSTIAALADGSTLTGDLTPEEAKSWELGAKLDIPGRITASAALFTIDKRNVLVSVGSGANTVYSIAGQVRSRGLELDATGQLTDKVSLIGSYAYTDALDIKDKDPTLEGNRLQNVAKHTGSLAVAYDFGNIFGGDQLRVGTGARYVGERAGDAANDFTLPGYTVADAFATYDTKIDGQKVKFQLNVKNLFDRVYYTSAASRLFVSMGDARQVSVSSTLEF
- a CDS encoding GIY-YIG nuclease family protein, with amino-acid sequence MTDLSEPKPWFVYLVRAANGSLYCGISNDPVRRFATHQRGKGARFFLSSPAVALVYTEQCASKGEALRQERLIKKLKKRAKECLAASGSTLFLKEG
- a CDS encoding nuclear transport factor 2 family protein, with protein sequence MSDAHTALITGFYQAFQRLDAEAMAACYTDDVVFSDSAFGELRGRDAGDMWRMLTTRAKDFSLTFDNVRSDDRNGSAHWVATYLFSATGNTVINDIQARFVFRDGKICEHYDSFDLWRWSRQALGLKGLLLGWTPLVKNAVRAQALRGLKAFQAGR